The Arachis hypogaea cultivar Tifrunner chromosome 14, arahy.Tifrunner.gnm2.J5K5, whole genome shotgun sequence DNA window atcaaaGAGGATAATTTACTTTCTAATTTTCATTAAGCAattgtttatataatttaatttgtatcactcaaattttttatcgaattaaacataaataattaattttaggtaTCTATAGTTTAATTAAATTCTCGATTAGCAACTTTAACTTATAAAGTTTGTAAATAGATTCAATTAGATATTGAGTAACTattgttattgttttttttttctagaaaaagaaatattcaatTGAATGTTGCACTGGTACAAAATGTATAGGAATATAAAATAAGGCgttaatatatgtataaaatattaatattggaAGGGtagtactattattattattatggtgtAAATGTGGGGTGATGGAAGCAACAAGAACTTTATAGTTTATAGAATGAGTAACACTAACAAAAGAGTAAAAGTAAAACTTTGAAAAGCCCATtcccattcggccattcctattccctttcactctctctctctctttatgtgACCTGTATCTTTTTTTAGCTaactctttttctatatatattttgatttaacaTTATGCGGTTGCATCTTCTTCTCCAAAATGCGCGTAGATTCTCTCTTATAGCTTCCCCATCTTCTTCTCCAAGGAAATGGAAGTTTTTTTTATCATACGTCAACTTTAAGCACCGTGCGCTAAGTCCGCTACTTTGGTTTGGAAAGCAAATTGATTTAGTACGTTTAGCTTGGAACTATTAAACTTTACCCGATCACCTAAGAAAAAACCAATCTTACCTTAAAATTTATTCTCTGATATCTATATCGCCTAATCCCACAAGCGGATTCAAGCCTTTTTTAAGAGTTTCTTTAAGTAATTACACAAGAGTTTAGCTTTAATAATGAAGAATAGCATAAGGGGATGCATATCATGCATCCTACCATGCGGGGCATTGGACGTGATACGTATAGTTCACTCCAATGGTAGAATTAAGGTGTTAATATGTGTATAAAATATTGATATTGGAAGggtactattattattattattattattattattgtgtaaATGTGGGGTGATGGAAGCAACAAGAACTTTATAGTTTATAGGATGAGTAACACTAACAAAAGAGTAAAAGTAAAACTTTGAAAAGCCTATTCCCATTCGGCCATTCCCTTtccctttcactctctctctctttctctttatgTCACCCGCATCTTTTTCTAGCTAACTCTGTTTCTGTATATATTTTGGTTTAACATTATGCGGTTGCATCTTCTTCTCCAAAATGCGCGCAGATTCTCTCTTATAGCTTCCCCATCTTCTTCTCCAAGGAAATGGAGGTTTTTTTATCATACGTCAATTTTAAGCACCGTGTGCTAAGTCCGCTACTTTGGTTTGGAAAGCTAATTGATTTAGTACGTTTAGCTTGGAAATATTAAACTTTACCCGATCACCTAAGAAAAAACCAGTCTTACCTTAAAATTTTTTCTCTGATATCTACATCGCCTAATCCCACAAGCGGATTCAAGCCTTTTTTAAGAGTTTCTTTAAGTAATTACACAAGAGTTTAGCTTTAATAATGAAGAATAGCATAAGGGGATGCATATCATGCATCCTACCATGCGGGGCATTGGACGTGATACGTATAGTTCACTCTAATGGCAGAATTGAAGAGCTCACTACTCGCACCATCAAGGCTGCTGACGTCATGAGAGCTCATCCTAACCATATCCTCAAGAAATATTCTCCCTTCAACCTCCTCATCGTTCCTCCCTACGCTGACCTCCATCGTGGCAACATCTACTTCCTCGTTCCCCTCCCTCCCTCTCCCAACCAACACGCTGCAGCAGTAGATCAGCAGCTCTCCACCTCCACTCACACAAGCACCAGCAGCCTTCTTACTCTCTGGAGGCCTCACCTCGACACCATCTCAGAGAATAGAGATGAACTGATAGAAGAACGATAGAATCTGTTCTTCTTAGTTGCGCCTTTCTATATGACATCTTCTGGGTATTTGTCTATAAGTGGTGGTTCCATGAGAGCGTAATGATAGTGGTGAGTGTTCCCTTCTGTTTCATTCTCTACTAAGCTCGATTTTGGTCTCATAAACATGATGCGTTTCTTCCACTTGAATTAATGAAACATTTTCACTTCTGTACAGGTAGCTCGAGGCGATAGGAGTGGAGAAGATGGTATCCCCATGCTGCTTAGCATAATTGGTTTTGGGGACATAATCTTACCGGGGCTTCTAGTCGCATTTTCACTAAGGTCGAAACGAAAGTCATATATATTCGTCTTCCCTAGTTTAAACACTTTAATCACTACATAAATGAAAAGAATCCCTTGTCTTATTTTAATGGTTCCTGGACTTAATTATTGTACCGATAAATTTACAGGTATGATTGGTTGGCAAAGAGGAACCTTCGGTCTGGATACTTTGTGTGGGCAATGAGTGCTTACGGTTTAGGTATGCTATTTCTATgtttgatttttggtatgactttAGTTGGTAGGATGTGTCAAAGGGTAATTTTCCATAAAAACTTTTGGACTTTATTTACTTTGTTACAAAATTGAGCCGACTCACTTTCGGACCAGAATTAGGATGTAGATGAGAATTGAGATCACTGTTTGCTTGGTGTCTTTACATCATTCCCTTGAACTTTGATCTGCAGGTCTCCTTATTACATATGTTGCTTTGAACTTGATGGATGGGCATGGTCAACCAGCATTGCTTTATATTGTCCCGTTTACTCTTGGTTAGTACAATTGTTATTTCAACATGTTCGGGTGGCTGCTGAAGGCACCTTTGAGAACTAATGTTAAACTTTATGCATGTTTCTTACTACGAGTTGTCATCGTGATTTACAAAAACTTGTATTGTTTTTAAAACCTTGGTTTTCTTCAAATGCAGGCACATTGTTGTCATTGGGAAAGAAGAGAGGTAAACTCAATCTTTTATGGACAAGAGAGGAACCAGAAATGCCTTGCCCTCATAACCAAGAGTCTCAACAATGAACGAAGTGATAATAGGAATAGTAGTATAGTGTACCATAGGTGTTGGTTTAATAGGAGACTGATAGAAACTCTAGGAGACTATGTAAACATTTAAAACTGTCATaacaaaaatttcaaccaaatcATGTTATTAGCATGTACTTATAGTTATATCAACGGCTAAGACTTTAAGATACTATTACTTTTattagattagattttttattttatttttttcttagataGAAGATGGAATGAGATAAGAAGTAAGAAGATTGAAGAGCTTCCTCTTTGGCAATTATTTTTTGCCTTAGGGAACATagtgttcttttgtaattatctTCTGCAAGTTTGCTTATATGAGGGTGTGGCAAAAAATGATGTCTTTGTCAAGCAAATGGCAATAAGGCAAGAGACATTACAGTCAACTCTCAATGAAGGGGCCCGCAGAGGATGGTGacaagggaaaaaaaagaaaaagaaaacaaaaatgaaaattgtTGTATGAAGATGAAAGACTATAGTTATGTTACTTATaactaaaattgaaattgaagttgGATAAATTTCATTTTCCAAGTGTATTCTGTGATGAAATATCATTAATGTAGGCTTGGCTCATGTCCCTTGTTTTACTCATTTAAGTCATTTTCTTCCTCTATTTCTTCCAAGTCACCCTTAATGAAGTAGTCTTACTCAAGTTGTAAATATTGATTATTTAgaggaaaaaggagaaaataaTCAATATAACCAAATATCACATGCAATCATGAACCAAATGGGTAGCAAAAGGAAAAACCATCTTCCAAATGATCAATCCAGACCCATGAATTGCACTCTTCTCTTCAATCTCATCTTATATGGAATGAGTTTTAAATCATTACTTatgtgaagaaaaaaaattactccAACAACTACAGAGTCTGAGAGTCACATTAAGAGTACAAAAATGAATATATGATCACAACCCAATTTTTAACAATTTGTCAACACAGAAATGGATCAGAGTAAGAAACTTCTTTCAAAACTCAAGCAATCAATGCACAAAGTTCAGTGTGGGGAGGAACGATGAGGAGGTTGGGGGAAGAATAGTTCCAGAGGACATGCTTAGGATGAGCTCTCATGACGTCAGCAGCCTTGATGGTGCGAGTGGTGATCTCTTCAACTCTGCCATTGGAGTGAACTATTCGTATCATGTCCAGTGCCCCGCATGGCAGGATGCATGATATACATCCCCTTATGCTCTTCTTTATTCTCCACATCCTTCCATTTCCTACCCACAATACACatgctttcttcttttctccttatatatattttttctctccctacattttttattctaaaactcACTTGTATTTATCTTCCATATTTAATAAGTTGGCAAATTACATAAAGCACTAAGCAACTAAGCACAATTATGTATGAGAAATGCAGTTAAATGGAAATCACATGATGTACAACCAAAAGCTTAACCCTTCTTAGGTGAAACATCACTTTTTCTTTGTTGGATGCCATTCGTTCAATAGAGTAAACTAAAGTAccaatgtatttttaaaattattaatttgaccctgataccaattttttaatttgtttacaatttaaatttttaatgaaaattttattagaggtttattttatttattattattttttacaaattttataatcctatttttctgtttttatttaattatcattttaatattttattcgatcttatcacgtgcatggcacgtgCATGACACGGGTAATTACACTTGTTTGTTATTATATACAAGCATGACAAAAATTTACTattctttgtctttttttttctttatcataaTATTTTGGTCTGTTTTATTTAGTTGATTAAACAAGTAGATTGAAAAATGGCTTGTTTTCTAGTCAAAGTAGGATAAGTGAGATTGTACCTTGAAGAAGCACTATTGGGGCCAACATTAAGCACCATGTTAGGCCCCCGCCCCCTCCTTAATCCTATGTACATATGTACATAACACTATTACATAAAAAGTATCCTCAAGCACACGTGTCTGGATTCCATGAAAAATATTGATGCGAACTAGGTATATCCCGACACAGTCCTTTCGTTGAATAGATTATAATATATTAGATTTTTGACACATGATATAGATTAAATGAGttatattcttaaaattattaatttgaccctgataccaattttttaatttgtttactaatgaaaaaaagaagataGCAATCAACATAATCATCAGCCACATATGTCAACTGTGAAGAGTTGGACAGTTAGAAAAATGTTTGTACCTAAAAGTTTAAAGGAAACTCGTTACTATGAAATGATCAATAATAGATTACTAATACTAATCTACACGAAAAGGAGGCGTGAGGGAGTGATCGTAATAAACTGGAACAAAGTCTGGAAAAGAATAACGCACCTCAACACCACCAATGCAAAATAGAACCACCAGAACTTCAATAAACATGGATGCCATTAATTTGTAAAGCATAAGCAAGAAACAAGAAGCGATCACAACAAAAGAAATTGCTGCCATGGTACATATTTCTAGATAACCAGAGCATTCTCAGTATTCAAATATTCATCCGAAGCATCCTGCAAGTTAAACATGACTATGTATCAACAGCTGGATTGATGCCTTTTTAAGTATGAGAAGAAAACTTTCTTCCGAAGGAGCaaaattagaacaaaaaataataacaaatatatatatatataaaattggcATGAAAAGGAATCAAGTAACCTTTAATAGCTTCTCCCGCTCAACAGCAGCCTCTCTGGTTGTGGTGCATTGATACCCATAAGATGTCATATAGAAAGGCGCATCTAAGAAGAACAGTTTCTATCGTTCTTCTATCAGTTTATCTATATTCTCTGTGATGGTGTCGAGGCCTCGCCTCGAGAGAGTAAGACGGCTGCTGGTGCTTGTGCGAGTGGAGGTAGAGAGCTGCTGATGTACTGCCGCAGCGTGTTGGTtaggagggggagggggagggtgAGGGAGGGGAACGAGCAGGTAGATGTTGCCGCGATAGAGATCAGCCTCGGGAGGAACGATAACGAGGTTGGAGGAAGAATATTTCTTGATGATATGGTTAGGATGAGCTCTCATCACGTCAGCAGCCTTGATGGTGTGAGTAGTGAGCTCTTCAATTCTGCCATTGGAGTGAACTATTCGTATCACGTCCAATGTCCCGCATGGTAGGATGCATTATATGCATCCCCTTATGCTCTTCATTATTAAAGCTATATTGGAGAAGAAGATGGGGTAAAAGTGAAAGTTTGTGTTTATGAGAAGAATATGCGGACCTATATATAGAGATGGGAATGGCCGATAGTAAGGGGATGGGAATGGCCGAATGGGAATGGGAATGCAGacgtatatatataatattttatttcaggGCTAGTCTAAGTGCATGAGTATGGGTaacaagagaaaaaggaaaaagaaaaggaaaaggctgTTGTGTCATAGAATTCTCCTTTTATTTGCACTAGTTGAATTACTTGGTAACTGTAGGGCTATTCTTAATCTGAGATGCTATGCTTCAGATATTTTTCAATGTAGTTCTTCTGTGCCTAAGGATTTGGTACTGAAATTGCCAAAATACACAGTATTTGAACGGAGtttaattagaatttaaattattaatttgaccctgataccaattttttaatttgtttacaatttaaatttttaacgaaaattttattagaggtttgctttatttattattgttttttataaattttataattctatttttctgtttttatttaattatcattttgatattttattcgatcttatcacgtgcatggcacagGTAATTACACTTGTTATTCCTCTAGTTTTTACTTTTTGATTAATTTGATCTATCAATTTTAAGGCTAATAAAATTTGTCCTTTTATTGTTATCTAAATAGAAAAGatactaatatttttcctttctttttttttttcaccatgAGAGCGGTTACAGATGGTGAGAGGATGGCGGCGAAGACTCAGAAATGGTGTCGAGATGAGGCCTCCAGAGAGTAAGACGGCGGGGTCTGCTAGTGCTTGTGTGAGTGGGGATGGAGAGCTTCTGATCTGCTTCTGCAGAGTGTTGGTTGGGAGGGGGAGGCAGGGGAACGAGGAAGTAGATGTTGCCGCGACGGAGTTCAGCGTGGGGAGGAACGATGAGGAGGTTGGGGGAAGAATAGTTCCTAGAGCTCTCATGACGTCAGCAGCCTTGATGGTGCGAGTGGTGATCTCTTCAACTCTGCTATTGGAGTGAACTATTCGTATCACGTCCAGTGCCCCGCATGGCAGGATGCATGATATACATCCCCTTATGCTCTTCTTCATTCTCCACATCCTTCCATTTCCTACCCACAATACacacgctttcttcttttctccttatatatattttttctctccctacattttttattctaaaactcACTTGCATTTATCTTCCATATTTAATAAGTTGGCAAATTACATAAAGCACTAAGCAACTAAGCACAATTATGTATGAGAAATGCAGTTAAATGGAAATCACATGATGTACAACCAAAAGCTTGACCCTTCTTAGCTGAAACATCACTTTTTCTTTGTTGGATGCCATTCGTTCAATAGAGTAAACTAAAGTACCAATGTattcttaaaattattaatttgaccctgataccaattttttaatttgtttacaatttaaatttttaatgaaaattttattagaggtttactttatttattattattttttacaaattttataatcctatttttctgtttttatttaattatcattttaatattttattcgatcttatcacgtgcatgacacGAGTAATTACACTTGTTTGTTATTATATACAAGCATGACAAAATTTTACTATTCtttgtctgtttttttttttctttatcataaTATTTTGGTCTGTTTTATTTAGTTGATTAAACAAGTGGATTGAAAAATGGCTTGTTTCTAGTCAAAGTAGGATAAGTGAGATTGTACCTTGAAGAAGCACTATTGTGGCCAACATTAAGCACCATGTTAGGCCCCGCCCCCTCCTTAATcctatgtatatatgtacataacaCTATTACATAAAAAGTATCTTCAAGCACACGTGTCTGGATTCTATGAAAAACATTGATGCGAAAATCCCGGTATGGTCCATTCGTTGAATAGATTATAATATATTAGATTTTTGACACATGACATAGATTAAATGAGttatattcttaaaattattaatttgaccctgataccaattttttaatttgtttactaATGAAAAAAAGATGATAGCAATCAACATAATCATCAGCTACATATGTGAACTGTGAAGAGTTGGACAGTTAGAAAAATGTTTGTACCTAAAAGTTTAAAGGAAAATCGTTACTATGAAATGATCAATAATGGATTACTAATACTAATCTACACGAAAAGGAGGCGTGAGGGAGTGATCGTAATAAACTGGAACAAAGTTTGGAAAAGAATAACGCACCTCAACACCACCAATGCAAAATAGAACCACCAAAACTTCAATAAACCAGGATGCCATTAATTTGTAAAGCATAAGCAAGAAACAAGAAGCGATCACAACAAAAGAAATTGCTGCCATGGTACTGATTTCTACATAACCAGTAGAACCAGCATTCTCAGTATTCAAATATTCATCCGAAGCATCCTGCAAGTTAAACATGACTATGTATCAACAACTGGATTGATGCCTTTTTAAGTATGAGAAAAGAACTTTCTTCCAAAGGAGcaaaattaaaccaaaaaataatagcatatatatatatatatatatatatatatataattggcaTGAAAAGGAACCAAGTAACCTTTAATAGCTTCTCCGGCTCAACAGCAGCCTCTCTGGTTGTGGTGCATTGATACCCAGAAGATGTCATATAGAAAGGCGCAACTAAGAAGAACAGTTTCTATCGTTCTTCTATCAGTTCATCTATATTCCCTGTGATGGTGCCGAGGCCTCGCCTCGAGAGAGTAAGACGGCTGCTGGTGCTTGTGTGAGTGGAGGTAGAGAGCTGCTGATGTACTGCCACAGCGTGTTGgttgggagggggagggggagggaggGGAACGAGCAGCTAGATGTTGCTGCGATGGAGATCAGCCTCGGGAGGAACGATGACGAGGTTGGATGAAGAATATTTCTTGATGATATGGTTAGGATGAGCTCTCATCACGTCAACAGCCTTGATGGTGCGAGCAGTGAGCTCTTCAATTCTGCCATTGGAGTGAACTATTCGTATTACGTCCAATGCCCCGCATGGTAGGATGCATTATATGCATCCCCTTATGCTCTTCATTATTAAAGCTACGTTGGAGAAGAAGATGGGGTAAAAGTGAAAGTTTGTGTTTATGAGAAGAATATGCGGACCTATATATAGAGATGGGAATGGCCGATAGTAAGGGGATGGGAATGGCCGAATGGGAATGGGAATGCAGacgtatatatataatattttatttcaggGCTAGTCTAAATGCATGAGTATGGGTaacaagagaaaaaggaaaaagaaaaggaaaaggctgCTGTGTCATAGAATTCTCCTTTTATTTGCACTAGTTGAATTACTTGGTAACTGTAGGACTATCCTTAATCTGAGATGCTATGCTTCAGATATTTTTCAATGTGAGTTCTTCTGTGCCTAAGGATTTGGTACTGAAATTGCCAAAATACACAGTATTTGAACGGAgtttaattacaatttaaattattaatttgaccctgataccaattttttaatttgtttacaatttaattttttaacgaaaattttattagaggtttgctttatttattattgttttttataaattttataattctatttttctgtttttatttaattatcattttgatattttattcgaTCTTATCACTTGCATGGCACGGGTAATTACACTTGTTATTCCTCTAGTTTTTACTTTTTGATTAATTTGATCTATCAATTTTAAGGCTAATAAAATTTGTCCTTTTATTGTTATCTAAATAGAAAAGatactaatatttttcctttcttttttttctcaccATGAGAGCGGTTACAGATGGTGAGAGAATGGCGGCGGAAACTCAGAAATGGTGTCGAGATGAGGCCTCCAGAGAGTAAGACGGCGGGGTCTGCTAGTGCTTGTGTGAGTGGGGATGGAGAGCTTCTGATATGCTTCTGCAGTGTATTGGTTGGGAGGGGGAGGCAGGGGAACGAGGAAGTAGATGTTGCCGCGACGGAGTTCAGCGTGGGGAGGAACGATGAGGAGGTTGGGGGAAGAATAGTTCCTGAGGACATGCTTAGGATGAGCTCTCATGACGTCAGCAGCCTTGATGGTGCGAGTGGTGATCTCTTCAACTCTGCTATTGGAGTGAACTATTCGTATCACGTCCAGTGCCCCGCATGGCAGGATGCATGATATACATCCCCTTATGCTCTTCTTCATTCTCCACATCCTTCCATTTCCTACCCACAATACacacgctttcttcttttctccttatatatattttttctctccctacattttttattctaaaactcACTTGCATTTATCTTCCATATTTAATAAGTTGGCAAATTACATAAAGCTCTAAGCAACTAAGCACAATTATGTATGAGAAATGCAGTTAAATGGAAATCACATGATGTACAACCAAAAGCTTAACCCTTCTTAGGTGAAACATCACTTTTTCTTTGTTGGATGCCATTCGTTCAATAGA harbors:
- the LOC112743189 gene encoding signal peptide peptidase-like 4; the protein is MKNSIRGCISCILPCGALDVIRIVHSNGRIEELTTRTIKAADVMRAHPNHILKKYSPFNLLIVPPYADLHRGNIYFLVPLPPSPNQHAAAVDQQLSTSTHTKSVLLSCAFLYDIFWVFVYKWWFHESVMIVVARGDRSGEDGIPMLLSIIGFGDIILPGLLVAFSLRYDWLAKRNLRSGYFVWAMSAYGLGLLITYVALNLMDGHGQPALLYIVPFTLGTLLSLGKKRGKLNLLWTREEPEMPCPHNQESQQ